A window of Methanolobus sediminis contains these coding sequences:
- the porD gene encoding pyruvate synthase subunit PorD: MKILPGGVCEAGTTRVNKTGGWRTFKPVYDYDKCIKCKLCELLCPDSSINPRDDGFFEFDYEFCKGCGICANECPKDAITMVLEEK; this comes from the coding sequence ATGAAGATTCTTCCAGGTGGAGTCTGCGAGGCAGGCACAACCAGAGTAAACAAGACTGGTGGATGGAGAACTTTCAAGCCGGTTTATGATTACGACAAATGCATTAAATGCAAATTATGTGAGCTTCTTTGCCCTGACAGTTCAATAAACCCAAGAGATGACGGATTCTTTGAGTTTGACTATGAATTCTGCAAGGGTTGCGGAATCTGTGCAAACGAGTGTCCAAAAGACGCAATCACAATGGTTCTGGAGGAGAAGTAA
- a CDS encoding pyruvate ferredoxin oxidoreductase subunit gamma → MKEIRIHGRGGQGSVTAAELLAVAAFADGKFSQAFPAFGVERRGAPVQAFTRINNEPIRLRSQIYEPDYVIVQDPTLLEVVDVASGLKEDGILIINSDFDADTFDLDTKAKIMTVNATKIALDIIGRPIVNTVLLGAFAGATGEIEPESIMEAVKERFPGKVGERNAEAIQEAYNMMKEAKK, encoded by the coding sequence ATGAAAGAAATACGCATACACGGTCGAGGTGGGCAGGGCTCTGTCACAGCTGCTGAACTTCTGGCCGTCGCTGCTTTTGCAGATGGTAAATTCAGCCAGGCCTTCCCTGCATTCGGAGTCGAGAGAAGGGGTGCACCGGTCCAGGCATTCACAAGGATCAACAATGAACCAATCAGGCTCAGAAGCCAGATCTACGAACCTGATTACGTTATTGTACAGGACCCTACACTCCTTGAAGTAGTCGACGTTGCAAGCGGTCTCAAGGAAGATGGCATACTTATCATTAACAGTGACTTTGATGCTGACACGTTTGACCTCGACACCAAGGCAAAGATAATGACTGTCAATGCAACAAAGATCGCACTGGACATTATTGGAAGACCTATCGTTAACACAGTCCTTCTGGGCGCTTTTGCAGGGGCAACAGGCGAAATTGAGCCAGAATCAATCATGGAAGCTGTTAAGGAAAGGTTCCCTGGTAAGGTCGGAGAAAGGAACGCTGAAGCTATCCAGGAAGCATACAATATGATGAAGGAGGCTAAGAAATGA